One window of Felis catus isolate Fca126 chromosome D4, F.catus_Fca126_mat1.0, whole genome shotgun sequence genomic DNA carries:
- the LOC111557596 gene encoding interferon alpha-like has product MCSHLGGAHKGRCSENLEPRVTESPTPARPTASARSPMALPSSFLVALVALGCNSVCSLGCDLPQTHGLLNRRALTLLGQMRRLPASSCQKDRNDFAFPQDVFGGDQSPKAQALSVVHVTNQKIFHFFCTGASSSAAWNTTLLEEFCTGLDRQLTRLEACVVQEVGEGEAPLTNEDIHPEDSILRNYFQRLSLYLQEKKYSPCAWEIVRAEIMRSLYLSTALQKRLRSEK; this is encoded by the coding sequence ATGTGTTCCCATTTAGGAGGTGCGCACAAGGGAAGATGTTCAGAGAACCTGGAGCCACGGGTCACAGAGTCGCCCACCCCAGCCAGGCCAACAGCATCTGCAAGATCCCCAATGGCGCTGCCCTCTTCCTTCTTGGTGGCCCTGGTGGCGCTGGGCTGCAACTCCGTCTGCTCTCTGGGCTGTGACCTGCCTCAGACCCACGGCCTGCTGAACAGGAGGGCCTTGACGCTCCTGGGACAAATGAGGAGACTCCCTGCCAGCTCCTGTCAGAAGGACAGGAATGACTTCGCCTTCCCCCAGGACGTGTTTGGTGGAGACCAGTCCCCCAAGGCCCAAGCCCTCTCGGTGGTGCACGTGACGAACCAGAAGATCTTCCACTTCTTCTGCACAGGGGCGTCCTCGTCTGCTGCTTGGAACACCACCCTCCTGGAGGAATTCTGCACGGGACTTGATCGGCAGCTGACCCGCCTAGAAGCCTGTGTCgtgcaggaggtgggggagggagaggctccCCTTACGAACGAGGACATTCATCCCGAGGACTCCATCCTGAGGAACTACTTCCAAAGACTCTCCCTCTACCTGCAAGAGAAGAAATACAGCCCTTGTGCCTGGGAGATCGTCAGAGCAGAAATCATGAGATCCTTGTATTTGTCAACAGCCTTGCAGAAAAGATTAAGGAGCGAGAAATGA
- the IFNA7 gene encoding interferon alpha precursor (The RefSeq protein has 1 substitution compared to this genomic sequence) codes for MALPSSFLVALVALGCNSVCVLGCDLPQTHGLLNRRALTLLGQMRRLPASSCQKDRNDFAFPQDVFGGDQSHKAQALSVVHVTNQKIFHFFCTEASSSAAWNTTLLEEFCTGLDRQLTRLEACVLQEVEEGEAPLTNEDIHPEDSILRNYFQRLSLYLQEKKYSPCAWEIVRAEIMRSLYYSSTALQKRLRSEK; via the coding sequence ATGGCGCTGCCCTCTTCCTTCTTGGTGGCCCTGGTGGCGCTGGGCTGCAACTCCGTCTGCTCTCTGGGCTGTGACCTGCCTCAGACCCACGGCCTGCTGAACAGGAGGGCCTTGACGCTCCTGGGACAAATGAGGAGACTCCCTGCCAGCTCCTGTCAGAAGGACAGAAATGACTTCGCCTTCCCCCAGGACGTGTTCGGTGGAGACCAGTCCCACAAGGCCCAAGCCCTCTCGGTGGTGCACGTGACGAACCAGAAGATCTTCCACTTCTTCTGCACAGAGGCGTCCTCGTCTGCTGCTTGGAACACCACCCTCCTGGAGGAATTTTGCACGGGACTTGATCGGCAGCTGACCCGCCTGGAAGCCTGTGTCCtgcaggaggtggaggagggagaggctccCCTGACGAACGAGGACATTCATCCCGAGGACTCCATCCTGAGGAACTACTTCCAAAGACTCTCCCTCTACCTGCAAGAGAAGAAATACAGCCCTTGTGCCTGGGAGATCGTCAGAGCAGAAATCATGAGATCCTTGTATTATTCATCAACAGCCTTGCAGAAAAGATTAAGGAGCGAGAAATGA
- the IFNW12 gene encoding interferon omega 12 precursor (The RefSeq protein has 3 substitutions compared to this genomic sequence) produces MALLLPLLTALALLTCRPGGSLGCALPGSHAQVSRDNLVLLGQMRRLSPFLCLRARKDFRFPREMLEGGQLREAQAAAAVLRELLQQTFNLLHTERSSAAWSPAPLHGLRSGLHRQLEALDACLLQATGEGERAPGMHGPALAIKRYFQDIRVYLEDEGYSDCAWEIVRLEIMRALSSSATLQDSLAIKDGDLASS; encoded by the coding sequence ATGGCTCTCCTGCGCCCTCTGCTGACCGCCCTGGCGCTGCTCACCTGCCGCCCTGGAGGCTCTCTGGGCTGTGCCCTGCCTGGGAGCCACGCGCAGGTTAGCAGGGACAACTTGGTGCTCCTGGGCCAGATGCGGAGACTGTCCCCTTTCTTGTGCCTGCGGGCCAGAAAAGACTTCCGCTTCCCCCGGGAGATGCTGGAGGGCGGCCAGCTCCGGGAGGCCcaggccgccgccgccgtccTGCGGGAGCTGCTCCAGCAGACCTTCAACCTGTTGCACACGGAGCGCTCCTCGGCGGCCTGGAGCCCCGCGCCGCTGCACGGACTCCGCTCTGGCCTCCACCGGCAGCTGGAAGCCCTGGACGCCTGCTTGCTGCAGGCCACGGGCGAGGGAGAGCGCGCCCCGGGGATGCACGGCCCTGCCCTGGCCATCAAGAGGTACTTCCAGGACATCCGCGTCTACCTGGAGGACGAGGGATACAGTGACTGCGCCTGGGAAATTGTCAGGCTGGAAATCATGAGAGCCTTGTCCTCCTCGGCGACCTTGCAAGACAGCTTGGCCATCAAGGATGGAGACCTGGGGTCACCTTGA
- the IFNE gene encoding interferon epsilon, whose product MINKHFFAIVSVLLASSTIFPLELKLALFQQRVNRESLKLLSTLQSSSIQQCLPHRKNFLLPQRSVNPRQYQKGQALAILHEMLQQIFNLFRANTSSDGWEESHVEKFLTELHQQLEYLEELTGPEAEQDSCILGSENVRLQIKMYFQRIHDYLESQEYSSCAWTIVRVEINRCLFFALQLIRKISKRGMHSSKNVEHEPRADFRSIG is encoded by the coding sequence ATGATTAACAAGCATTTCTTTGCAATTGTGTCGGTGCTGTTGGCCTCTTCTACTATCTTCCCCCTAGAGTTGAAACTGGCTCTCTTCCAACAAAGAGTAAACAGAGAGAGTTTAAAACTCTTGAGTACATTGCAAAGCTCATCAATTCAGCAGTGTCTGCCACACAGGAAAAACTTCCTGCTTCCCCAGCGGTCTGTGAATCCTCGCCAGTACCAGAAAGGACAAGCACTGGCCATTCTTCACGAGATGCTTCAGCAGATCTTCAACCTCTTCAGGGCAAATACTTCTTCAGATGGTTGGGAGGAAAGCCACGTGGAGAAGTTCCTCACTGAGCTTCATCAACAGCTGGAATACCTAGAAGAACTCACAGGCCCGGAAGCAGAGCAGGACAGCTGCATCTTGGGGAGTGAGAACGTTAGGTTACAGATTAAAATGTACTTCCAAAGGATCCATGATTACCTGGAAAGCCAAGAGTACAGCAGCTGTGCCTGGACCATTGTTCGAGTAGAAATCAACCGGTGTCTCTTCTTTGCACTCCAGCTGATAAGAAAGATAAGCAAACGAGGAATGCATTCCTCGAAGAATGTGGAGCATGAGCCAAGGGCAGACTTTAGAAGCATAGGGTAG